In one window of Carassius carassius chromosome 38, fCarCar2.1, whole genome shotgun sequence DNA:
- the LOC132119552 gene encoding arylacetamide deacetylase-like 4 — translation MYFEHFLLCMQHAGAAMHTGIAILLFVCAAFFAACCLLVIAPVYLELRNLNIPPGVANPGKLRMIHCVYVGISVVGQILGRLGLCHQINFIRRCRGFIMASKKPVSPGLHIKDLTFSGVPVRVYEPKIASGEKKRGLVYFHGGGWMFGCIDDYDEVCQYISLESDTIVVSVGYRLAPEHRYPAHLDDCEVVTRHFLSKAATDFEVDPYRVAVGGDSAGANLVAALCQRLSKTPDCHLPSPCAQVLIYPALQMVDFHLPSYQQNHSVPILFRGRAAFYFLQYLNGNTSVSQQILEGKHVPVELKLRFKKWLDTDNLPPQFRKGARSPQVIPSHDRDVYHIIKQGLDPEISPLLAEDDVIRLAPPTFILTCEFDVLRDDGILFRKRLKDAGVEVTWEHLSDGFHGIISFFNQGWLTFQSSQRGMDSIVRYIRTL, via the exons ATGTATTTTGAACACTTTTTGCTGTGCATGCAGCACGCTGGAGCAGCCATGCACACTGGAATTGCAATTCTGCTCTTTGTATGTGCAGCTTTTTTTGCTGCTTGTTGTTTATTGGTAATTGCCCCAGTGTATTTAGAGCTGAGAAATTTAAATATCCCTCCTGGAGTTGCTAATCCTGGGAAACTACGCATGATTCATTGCGTTTATGTGGGGATAAGTGTTGTG GGACAAATTTTGGGGCGATTGGGGCTATGCCATCAGATAAATTTTATACGACGGTGCAGAGGCTTTATCATGGCCAGCAAAAAGCCAGTGTCCCCCGGCCTTCATATTAAGGACTTGACCTTCAGTGGAGTTCCAGTGAGGGTGTATGAGCCTAAAATTGCCTCGGGAGAGAAAAAAAGGGGCCTGGTGTACTTTCATGGTGGTGGATGGATGTTTGGCTGCATTG ATGATTACGATGAAGTTTGTCAGTATATATCTCTGGAGAGTGACACCATAGTTGTGTCTGTTGG TTACCGTCTGGCCCCCGAGCACAGGTACCCTGCCCACCTGGACGACTGTGAGGTCGTGACTCGCCATTTCCTGTCAAAAGCGGCAACCGATTTCGAGGTGGACCCTTACAGGGTGGCAGTTGGTGGGGACAGCGCAGGGGCGAACCTGGTAGCCGCTCTCTGCCAGAGGCTGTCAAAGACACCGGATTGTCATCTGCCATCTCCCTGTGCCCAGGTTCTCATCTACCCAGCACTACAGATGGTAGATTTCCACCTGCCCTCATACCAGCAGAACCACTCTGTGCCCATATTGTTCAGAGGCAGAGCGGCATTCTATTTCTTACAGTACCTCAATGGGAATACTTCTGTGAGCCAGCAGATTCTGGAAGGCAAGCATGTTCCTGTCGAGCTAAAACTTCGCTTTAAGAAATGGCTGGATACAGATAATCTTCCACCTCAGTTTAGAAAGGGAGCAAGAAGTCCGCAGGTTATTCCAAGCCATGACCGTGATGTCTATCACATCATCAAACAAGGCCTGGATCCAGAGATCTCCCCTTTACTAGCCGAGGATGATGTTATTCGCCTTGCGCCACCCACCTTCATCTTGACCTGTGAGTTCGATGTGCTGAGAGATGATGGCATTCTGTTCCGCAAGCGACTGAAGGATGCAGGAGTGGAAGTCACGTGGGAGCATCTATCTGATGGCTTCCATGGGATCATCAGTTTCTTCAACCAGGGCTGGTTGACATTTCAATCTTCTCAAAGGGGTATGGACAGCATTGTAAGATATATAAGGACTCTCTGA